One window of the Hemitrygon akajei chromosome 5, sHemAka1.3, whole genome shotgun sequence genome contains the following:
- the LOC140728621 gene encoding SH3 domain-binding glutamic acid-rich-like protein 3, which translates to MDRRVWRVRSQQSEVERVLEVKRINYKPIDISVSEALLEEMRSRAGDPNALPPQIFNGNNYCGDYHRFYEAVENDEIDTFLKLREKVQL; encoded by the exons GTTAGGTCTCAGCAGTCGGAAGTGGAAAGGGTGCTGGAAGTAAAGAGAATAAATTACAAGCCGATCGATATCTCTGTCAGTGAAGCACTGCTGGAAGAAATGAGAAGTCGGGCTGGAGATCCCAATGCACTTCCACCACAAATATTCAATGGTAACAATTATTGTGGG GATTACCATCGGTTTTACGAAGCTGTAGAGAATGATGAAATAGACACCTTCTTAAAATTAAGAGAAAAAGTGCAGCTGTAG